One Sparus aurata chromosome 23, fSpaAur1.1, whole genome shotgun sequence genomic window, atatttagatataaaGGCCCTGCAGCGTCACATCAAAGGGGTCTGGGtggatgtgtgcgtgtgtgtgtctcatggAGTAAATTACACTCATGTGGAGAATTAAGCCAGATGTTTTTTCTCAGCCGCAGGAGAAGCCTCTGCCGCTCAGAGGTTTGGACTTGAAAGGTGCAAAGTGTAAGAAAAGTTGGTTTTAGAGACTCATTTCCAATTCGCCAAATCATGACGCTCTGGAACTGTGTGATATCCCAAAGCGTTATCATTTGACGAGCTGGGAGTGAGACTctgaaaatcaacttttcttacgaGTAGCACCGTTAATCACATCTGTAAACACGAGTTTGCGCACGATCGCGACACACTTTGGCAACGATTTGTATCGATTTTTGCTTCAGTGCatctccagaaaaaaaaaaactgtgcttTTGCAAGTTCAGTTTCCTACCCGAGCGtcacgtttttaaaaaaacaaaaaaacaaaacaaaaaacgatgAGCCAGAGAGCAGCTCTCCTCACAGGAGTACCGGCCCGGTCAGATTGGGTCATGTGTCGCGCATCTCCCTGAATGGAGGCTTTGTTGCCTGAAAGAAAGTGGCCTCTTATCGGCGCACTGAAGCCTGGATCCTTCATTTACTGGAGGCCTgtgtaaaagagaaaagggaaaaaagagggagaTGCGGATTGTGTACTGAGAGGAAACTCTGTCGTTAACGAGAAGAATCGCGAGTTCATCTGGATgcttcataaaaataaaatccgaGCATCAAAAACGACATTTTAACGCATCTCCGTCCAAGAGGTCAGCGCCTGTGGTCAAACGTCTCACTGGTGCTTTCACAAAAATCATTTCCATCCTGTTTTAATTAAATCTCTCCTGGACCAGCTCGCTCCTCAAAGGCCTCACTCGCACCCTGAAGTCGTTCAGCAGAGAGTAAAAGGCCCTGTGTTAGGAGTTTTAGTTGGTGAGAAGGTTTTTAACCtctgcaaacaaaaagaagtGATGGAACAGAAATCGAATAAACGCAAATGAAATGAAGGATTTATTGATCTTGAGAGCAGGGCCTTGGATGGGGTCACCCAATGTGTCTCTCCACGTTCAAAATTCCACCTGGAAAATAGAcgatttaataaaaaaaaaaatcgaatcCAAATGAGCAgaattttttgtcttttctcttctctcgcACGCGTTCAGTTTTATCGCCCGTGTCCTCGTTAGAATGATCTCTACAATCATTTCAACACCACTGTCAGCCCGTGACCTCTGCACAGATACAACTGGGGAGAATATATATCCACCTCAGGGCTTTTTGACCAGTCTTGAAGAATTTGAACGCTTTATTTGCAAGTCTTGATTTTCATCTACAGGGGATATCAAATATATCCAAGTGGGATTGATTATTTCGATTATTTGCTGCCTACAAAACATCCTCAACAATCAGCCTGCAaggacaaaaaaatacatattaaagCCTCCagtttaaaaactttattactCAGGTGGCTGAAGATGTGAGCAAACAATAAAAGTGTACATTTCTAATCTTGTTTTATTGGATAAAAAACTGTCACAACCAAGTTAATATTCCACAGAGTGTATAAGGAACTTGTTTGTGATGAAGTGGACAGAAACGTTGAAATgtgcctctctcttttttttttttgcagctacAAAAACACCCTGAAACTCACGATGTCACGTTGGTTTTTAATGTTCTCAGCAGCGTATTAAATATCTGTATGTACACGTTTGAAAGTTACATAGAAAAAATATAGTCTTACAGTAGGCATGTTCGTTAGTAGCTTGTTAAACGATATTTATGCGCTCGTCAGCTCATCTCTTCCCTCTGAAGAAGCCTTGGTCCGTGCTGCTCTCCCTCACCGTCACCGTCAAGAAGTTCATGGTGACGTCGGTCACCGTCACGGCGTCCACGTTGGCGTAACAAGGCGTCCAGGACGAGGCCGGACCAGCGGGCGAGGAGTCGTGGAGGGCCTCGGCCTGCAGCGGCGGGATGAGCGCAGGGCCCGGCCGGCGCTCCGTCACCTGCTGGAGTCTCCGGTGCTCCTCGGGCTTCCTGTGCTGAGGCGCCCTGCTCGCGCAACTAGTCCTGTGCTCGCCTCTGCGCACATCTGGATTGAACGCGCAGCTGCAGGACAAGCCCGGTTGCCTCTGCTCCCCGCAGGTCTTGGGTGTTATCGTGGTCTCCTCCTGAAACCTCTTGGTGAGCTGCAGGAGGCTGTGGTCCGAGGTTTCTCCGTGGTGGTGCAAGCGGCGGGGGGCTTTGGACAAACCGTGTGGCAGCGGCTCCTCCAGCAGCCTGCTGCGTTTGACGCACGGCTCGGCCGAGCTGCCTCCATCATCTCTGTCGTAATGCAAATGCAGCTTCGGTTTGCGCCCTCTCTTTTTGGGGAGCCGGGCGGATTCTTGGAGCGTCAGAGCAGCTGCTGGAGCCGGCCTGGGCCTCCTCTCCGGCTCCGGTTGTCTGATGTGGACGCTCTCGCCTCTGTTCACCGCGCTCGGGGGGAAGATGGTGGGAACCACTGCGCGTAAACCCTCCCGGGCCCTCGGTGTTATGACAGGCTCCGGGATGGGATAGGAAACCTGGATCCCCCTGGGAGCCTCTCCTCTAAATTCATACGTCTTTTCTTTGGCTTTGGCTTTGGCCTGAGGACAGAGCAAATGAGGTTTATGAGAGGAGCCTTCCCGGAGATGGAAATCTAAGTCTCCTGAGGAAATGTAAAGGTTTAAGAGAAGCAGCTGGAGATCTGTTTGGTTGCACCGAAGGCCTCTTCTCACAGCTGCTCTGAAGGAAGGTTTTTCCAATCCAAAATACAGAGTAAGAGGCCTTTATAACGGTGTTTTAATATGTATAAACACAGCAGCTAACTTAACCTGATTACAATCACGAGTAAATTTCGTTTCAGTTGTGATTTTACTACTTGGTACGGAGGCCTGAAACAGCCAGACAGTTTCGAAATGAGTTTAAAAAAACCGGAGTTGTCATGAGATGGAAATGATTCATCGCCGCCTGAGAAAAGGCGACGAGATGAGATAAAAACCAGAGAACGAGTCACCCACCTTCAAGAGAAACGTCTCAGGTTTGGGTCCTCTCTTCTTCGGGCCGAACAGCTCCCGTTCGCGCTCCCTGGTGAATGAAAATCATTCAAAGATTCGTGTTAATAGAAGGTTAAAGATGTGTGTTCatatttcttcatgttttaatcGGAAAATCTATTTATTCAAAGTGAGGGCCAAGCTGCCGAATGGAGCGAGATCTGTCCACTTTTTATGAAAGTTTTTGTTCGAATTAAGTTCAAATAAAATGAGAAGCATGTCTGAGAGAGGACGGTGACCTGTTTGTGGTGCCACAATAGCCTCACACCTCGCAGCTCTCTCAACTGGAAACGGAATCATCTCGCTCCACTCACACTTGTTACCACTTCCTTGACGCACACTGAAGTCTCAAAGATTCAAACACACTCTTGGTGTGTCATATGTTTTAAGGACTTTGTTCTGGAGCGCAGAGTGCGCGGTGCCGTCCCGGTTCTGCGGAGCGGCCTACTGCTTGCGCTGTCAAACCCTCACCTCTCCTCGAAGGCTGCGAAGAGTCGTGCATCCAGAATGTTTTCCTCCGGCTCCCAAGTGCTGTACCTTCATCACAACGGGGAGGGGAAGAGGTGTGCGTTACCACACGGTGATCTGATCACATGTCAAAGCGCTCACACGCGCAGGTTTAACACTTTTATCAGGGCGATCTCTGTGCTTGCGCTGCGATAATTACAGACTACGTAGCGGACAGTGACGCATGGTGAACCCAGCCATTGCTAACGCTACTGTGGACTCTGATACATCCCATGGCGGGGCTGCAGCTCACACATTTACAACCCCCTGGACTGCTGCCGCACAAGCCAGCTGACACGCACTAAACTGcactacaacacacacagcagatgtgatTAGACgaaaagcaaaaagaaagacATCCACAAGCTGAGCAGCGACACAGTGTGAGGTGGTGCAGTTGTGCGAGCGGCCAGGATGGAGCGCTGTCCTTCACAGCCACAGATTATACTCACTTCTGAGACCAGCCCTTCCATTTCACGAGATATTCCCAGCGACCCTGCAAAACAGATCCGAAACACATTCAGGTTATTAGAAGATCGCCTGTCGGCGCCGCACAGACAAATGGTTGCGTAATAGGTGTGGAGACACAGGCTGTGGGTGAAAAAAGGCAGCGAATACCCGTCTGATTCTCCGTTTAATGATGGACTCGGCTGCGAAGACGCTCTCACCAACAGCCGAGAGCTCCATGCTTCACCATGCACCCCgtttatttctgtctcttttattatttttggcTTCCCCGCGTCCTCTTCGGGTTGTTTAATTCCGCACATCCCATAATACGCAATCTGGGGTGGACGTCATCACGTCTTTCTCTGTTGCCAGGCACCGCGGTCGGTAGGACGGATCGCGGTGGAGCACATTGGCTCAGTTGTTGCTACGTGCTCCGGCTCTGTGCGCGGAGGGGAGGAGCCCCGCTGCTCTGGCTGCTGCACAGGAATGTCTGGCACAGAAGGGGACGAGCGGAGTCAGAGGCTCCCGGAGCGGATCCACGGACCCCCCTGAGGTCCCGGAGGGAGGGGGGCCCGTGGAGCcggagcaacaaaaaaaaagaaagaaagaaatatagtTTAATTTCAcaagcatttatttttctaatgaGAGACGAAGCCAGctagagagagtgagagagagtgagaagacCTCACCCTCAGGCGCAGCTCTCTTCCacaaaacatattcaaacatTAACTTTACAGCTACAATCAGGCGCAACTCGCACAattaaactcaaaataatgtCCTCATAATTACAATCCGACGCGTTAAAATATATCAAAAGGGAACTTAAACACGATTTCTGATAGGTGACGCAAAAACCTGCCCCTCAGACACGCCTCACCCGCACGCTTCCATTACTCTATGCGTtctttattgattgattaaaatgtatttcataaaaCTTACCTTTCTTTTACAGATTAAGCCGTTTAGGGTTCACGGTGctgaatgtgaaaataaaaggGCCCGTCCGTGTAATATCAAACCATGCGCAACTGGACATTTGGCACACGGACTGCGCACTTTTGCGCAGAGAGAAGACGATTGCGCAGAGAGAAGAAACGgagagaggaataaaaaaaaatatgtgtttcagGTCGATCTTCTTCTAATGATCATTCCTGATGTGTTATTACATACATCTCTGATCCATTTTTTGCACTGAAACTGTGAAGAGAAGTCGGTTATGAGCTGAGATCTTTATTAGATATTTAAGCAAATATGGCTCCAAAACGACCCTTTTAATATCGTCTTCTTCACTCACAGAACAAGAATAATACAGCcttcataaattaaaaaaaaagtattcgaGCTGTTCTAACAGTTTTTTATTATAAAAGAGGTGAATGATTTTATTCAAGCTGGAACTTTATTTGGGTTTTAAGGACTTTATCCAGCAGAGGGACGTCTGATTTATCTAAAAATGTAAGTTTGGCTAAATTTAAATGCTGAAGTGCCTGTGattaatgtaaaagaaaatatgtataatatatattaaagaTACTGAGAACTTTATTCATGTGATCAGTGAAGACTTTTTGTTAATCAAGAGAGAATAAAgacatgatttaatttaatattcTTGTATAAATAAGTCCATGAGGGCTTGTTGTCTCTAAGAAAAATCTATGTTTAGAAATATTGTTCTTATTACTAGCAGaagtattttatgtttttatttattatttttgtctgaCACTCACAAATAAATTGAAGGACTTGGAATATTTTAAACATGGTCAGaagcaaataataataattattactgtattattattattattattattattatcattattattattattattattaacaacaacaataatgataataataataataataatgataataataatgataataataatgataataataatactatatGGCTGCAACCTCCATTCGGAATATTAATCACACAAATTAATAACaaacagatgaggagggacaaaGGAGTGAAGGAGGTATAACTTCATTTTCTTGAGGCCCTTGAGGCAATATTTCTACATTCACCAGcttcacattttaatttgattaatgACAATTAAATACAATGATAATAAATTTGGCTCAAATCGTGAGATCAAGAGAAAGATACGCAATctaatttatttgaaaaaaataaaaataagtcaTCTTGCAGAAGCCTCCAGGTCCTCATCCACATCATCCGGTCACCGGAGCTGAACGGAAGgtcaaaaaaaacaccagtttgaaaatgaattttaatatatttattcagggctttaaacacatttcagctTCGGCCCGTCTCTGGAAACACACTGTGCTCACTGTCAGGCTTGGACTCGTCTTCTTTTCTAGCTCGTCCATTTGAAATGAGCACAATCATAGAGGCAGCCTGTCTGCACAGGCCTGTAAGAGTTCATTcacaagaaacatttaaaagtcaGCTCAGaatcacaggtgtgtgtgtgtgtgtgtggtgtgtgtgtgtttgtgtgtgtgtgtgtgtgtgtgtgtgtgtgtgtgtgtgtgtgtgttatgctgGGGCTGACCCTCTGTGAGGCCACACATTTCCATTATCGCCATACGCACGAatatgtctgatttttaaaagaCGAGGTGACGTTTTGAGGGAAATCTTTAGTTATTTGGCACCAAATCACCACAAATTCTCAGCATCATCGACAAACACCTCATCCAAATGTGCTCCCCCGCAGTGCTCCAGGTGTGCGCTCCTCGTTTTGTCGCGCAAAACCATGAAATCCTGACCTGATATTTACCATAAATGGCAGCTCGAGGATTACAACAGGCAGGATTTTAATTGGTTCGCCTGGTTAATTAGATTTCGGGTGGCTggaagcaggtgtgtgtgtgagagagagagaaagaaaaaaaaatggaatggCAGCGCATGCACGCAGGGCGGGAGTGTGTCCTGTGGAGGAGTGCGGGCGGATCTCCTGTGATCTGCTCGTGTTCAAAGAGATCGCCCCGCGAACTGAGGGAcagatctgctgctgctccgtGCGATCACTGTCCCCGCCGCGGAGCGCACAAAGGCGGGCTCGCCGCGGACAAAAGATGCGTTGTGGCTGCCGTCGAAATATGAACCACCATTTTGATAGTCATAGGCTGTAGACCGACATTTCCTGTCGGTGCTATAATGGCTCTAGCCTGCACGGTTTGTGTTCAGAGGGAGACAGATAGACGgcggggagaggaggcagcctCGCCTCGCCTCGCACACTGCGGTTCTCTCCATATT contains:
- the cbx8a gene encoding chromobox protein homolog 8a; its protein translation is MELSAVGESVFAAESIIKRRIRRGRWEYLVKWKGWSQKYSTWEPEENILDARLFAAFEERERERELFGPKKRGPKPETFLLKAKAKAKEKTYEFRGEAPRGIQVSYPIPEPVITPRAREGLRAVVPTIFPPSAVNRGESVHIRQPEPERRPRPAPAAALTLQESARLPKKRGRKPKLHLHYDRDDGGSSAEPCVKRSRLLEEPLPHGLSKAPRRLHHHGETSDHSLLQLTKRFQEETTITPKTCGEQRQPGLSCSCAFNPDVRRGEHRTSCASRAPQHRKPEEHRRLQQVTERRPGPALIPPLQAEALHDSSPAGPASSWTPCYANVDAVTVTDVTMNFLTVTVRESSTDQGFFRGKR